In the genome of Actinomadura luzonensis, the window GCCACAACGGCAGCCCGCCGCACGGCTACGGGGCGCTGATGTACAGCTCGCCCGACGGCAGGACGACCCTGACCGGCTCGGTGACCTGGGTGGACGACGCCACCAGGGGCCCGGCGGCGGCGAAGTGGCCGTCTCTGGTGGACGGCCTCGTCAAGCAGGTGTTCTGCGACGGGCAGACCGCAGGCTGACGGCCCAGGAGGCCGGCCACCGTCGTCGTGCTCGCCCGGCGCCCATCGCCGATCTGCGCCATGAGCTCGGCCAGGTCTGCGGGCCGCCTGGGCGGGCATGCCGCTGGCTTGACCCGGCCTGACCCGGTTCGGCCTGGTTCGGGCTACGGCTCGGTTGCAGGTGGGCGCCGGCCGCGGATCCCGTTCGGGTCTGGCCCGATCCGGCCCGCTCCTATTTCTGGCCCGTCGCTTTCTGCCGATACCGCGTCAGGTTGCCGCGGGTGGCCACGGTCAGAGGGTGGTCGGGGCCCAGGAGCCGTTCGCAGTCGGCCAGCAGGTCCTCGAACGCGGCCGCGGCGCCCGCCGCGTCCCCCGCCTCGCCTTGCCATCCCGCCAGGTTGTGGCGGGTGCCCAGGGTGTGCGCGTGGTCGGCGCCCAGCAGCCGCAGGACGTCCGCATGCAGATCCTTCAGCAGGGCGCCCGAGCGTGCCAGCTCGCCTGCCTCAGCCAGCCATTTCGCGAGTTGGCTCCGCAGCGTCAGGGTGTCGGGGTGATCCGGGCCCAGCACCCGCAGACAAGGGGCCTGCAGTTCCTCGAGCGCGGCGATCGCGCCCGCGACGTCCCCCGCCCTGCCCCGGTACGTGGCCAGGTTGGCGCGGGTGATCAGCGTGTGAGGGTGTTCGGGGCCGAGCACGCGCTTCTGGACGGTCAGCAGGTTCTCCAGTGTGGCGGTCGCGCCGGCCGCGTCCGCCTCGCCGCGCCATCGCGCGAGGCCGTGCCGGGTGATCAGGGTGTCGGGGTGTTCGGGGCCGAGCACCCGCTCCTGGACGGCCAGCAGTTCCTCGCACACGGTGACCGCGCCTGCCGCGTCACCTGCCTGGCCCAGCCAGGCGGCCCGGTTGGCGCGGGCGGTGAGTGTCAGGGGGCTCTCGGGGCCCAGCACGCGCGCGAAATCGGTCACCAGTTCCTTGAACTCGGCGGCCGCGCCCGCAGCGTCCCCGATCTCGCCCCTGCAGTACGCCAGGCCGCCGCGGACGATCAAGGTGTGGGGATGGTCGGCGCCCAGCGCTCGCTCGCAGTCGGGCAGCAGCTCCTCGAACGCGGCGACAGCACCTGTCGCGTCCCCCGCCCGCCCCCGCCATCGCGCCACGTTGTAACGGGCGGACAGGGTGTCGGGGTGGTCGGGGCCGAGGCGCCGCAGGCAGATGGCGAGCAGGTCGGCGCTGAAGGCGCCGGCGACCGCGGGCCGGCCGGCCTCACCGAGGCTGTTGACGGCATGGAACAGCAGGTGATGTGCACCGGTGTCCGGTTCGCAGAGGGCGGTGCCGCAGGTCGTGAGCAAGGCGGTCGCGTTGGCGCGCAGGACCGGGCCGAGCTGGTCGCGTTCGATCGGCGGCCAGATGAGCAGCAGGGCGTCGGCGGCGCTGTGGGCCACCTCGGCGAACAGGTGCGGACCGAGCTCGGGCAGGGCGATCAGGTTCTCGCGGGTGGCGCGCTGGATGAGCTGGTGGACGCGGACCTCGCGGTGCATCGCGGTGCGGTCGTGGTCGAGGAGGTTGTGCCGGTGCAACACCCGCAGCACCTCGTCCACCGTGTCCGCGTCCACGGCGTGGCCGTCCTCGGCCGCGGCGCCGGCCGGGGCCCCGGGCAGGTAGCTGGTCAGGTACTCCAGGGCGGGTGGGCTGGTCAGCGCCGCTTGCGGGATGCCCGCCGGGTCCAGGACGCCGGCCAGGTACAGCACCGGGCGGGCCAGCCCGGCGGGCGCGACCCGGTCGGCGTGGCCGACGGACAGCTCCCAGGTGGCGGTGACGATCCGGCGATGCCCGTCCGGCAGGTAGTCCTCACCCGGCACGGCGTGGGCCAGCAACCTCCCGGCCAGCCGTCGCCGGTAGGCGGCGCAGGTGACGTCGGCGTTGCCGATGTAGGCCGCCGCCTGGGCCAGGGCCAGCGGCAGCAACCCCAGGTCGGCGGCGAGGCCGTCCAGCTCGGCGACGGGGTCCCGGTCGCCGAGCTTGGCCCGCAGGTAGGTGCGGGCCTCTGCCTCGGTGAAGGTGCCGATGGCGACCGTACGCCGGTCCGCCCCGGCGAGGGCCGCCTCCCGCAGCCGGGTGGTGACCAGCACCCGGCCGCCCGCCGCCGACGCGACCGCCGGCGGCCACAGCCCGTTCAGATCCTTGGGACGCCGCACGTCGTCCAGCACCACCAGCCAGGGCCGGTCGGTGATCTCGGCCCAGAGCAGGAACTCCTGCGCCGCCCGCTCCGGATCCTCCCGTCCGGCCGGCAGGGACAGCCGCGTCGCGGCGTCGGCGTAGGCGGATACGATGCCGTCGCGGGTGGCGGCGTCCGCCCAGACCAGGACCTCCGTTCCCTGCTGCCAGGCGCGGCGGGCGTAGGAGGCGGCGAGCTGCGTCTTGCCGACCCCGCCCGTTCCGGTCAGGACCTGGGTCGGCACCACGGCCCCGGCCGGGTCGGTCGCCGTTCGGACGTGTTCGGCGACCTGCCGGTCCTGGAAGCAGTCGGCCGGTTGCGGGATCACCCCGACCCGGATCCGGTCCCGGGCCTGGACCTGGTCTCGGTCTCCATCCCGGTCCCGGTTCGTCGTGTCGGCCCGCCCGGAGGGGCCGATGTCGGTCGGGGTGGTAGGGGCGGGCACATGTGCAGGGGGAGGTGCTGGGAGGGGGCGTGGGGTGGGGCGGGTGCGGTCGGCGGTCATCAGGTGGTCCCATTCCCGTGGTGACAGGGCGGGTTCGTCCGCCCACCCGGCCAGGGTCTGGCCGATCTGCACCAGCTGGTCCAGGTTCCGGGGCTCGGCGGCTCCGGTCGCCCAGCCGTTCACGGTCGAGTACGGCACGTCCGAGACCGCCGCGAGTCTCTTCTGCGTCACCTGGCCAGGGCTGTGCGCGCGGGCCTGGTCCCACAGCCGGGCCAGCTCCGCCAGTACGCGGGAAGTGGACCCTTCCGGCCGGAACTCCCCCACGGCGCCCCGCCTCCTCACCTGCCGCAGACCGTCCTCCGCGATCCGGCCCGGACCGGCCCGGATCCCCGCTCACCGGCAGCGTAGCCGTGCGGATCCGGATTGATCCGGCATATCTTCACGTTCGCCGGCGGGCCGGGTGGGATGCGGGCATGACGAACACCGACACCCCGGCGCGGGCCGGGACCGCGTCCGCACCGCAACGCCGATCCGCCGCCCGGCGGCGGCTCCGTCGCGCCATCGGGACGGCCTTCGCCAGAGGCGCCGCGCACGCCGCCGGCACCGGCGTCGTCGGCCTGCTGTTCTGGTGGTTCACGCACCGGTGACCGGCCGCCCGGCCGGTCAGGACGACGACGACAGGGTCTCGTGCAGCCAGGCGCGTTCGGCGCGGCTCGTGGCCCGGGCGATGACCAGCATGCCGCGCCGGTACGGGTCATCCACGTCCGCCGCCCGCAGGGGCCGGTCGCCGTCGTAGAAGAAGCCGGCGGGCTGCTCCAGGAACGCCAGCCGCCGGCGCAGGACGGCGTGCTGCTCGGCGACGTCGGGCAGCAACGACAGGAACGCCAGCACGGTGAAGAAGCGCGTGCTGTCGGTGATGTCGTGCTCGGCCGGGGAGCGGAGGCGGCGCAGCAGCTCGGCGCGGCCGTCGCCGGTGAGGCTGAGCGTCTGGCGCTGGGCGGCGGCGCTGCCCGGCTCGGCACGCCTCTCCAGCAGGCCGGCTCGCACCAGGCGGTTGATCGCCGGGTAGAGGCTGCCGTCGCTGACGGGACGGCTGTGCCCGGACAGCGCCGCGACCCGCCGCCGCAGCTCGTAGCCGTGCAACGGTCCTTCGGCGAGGAACCCCAGGATGGCCAGCTCCAGCATGCTGCTATCCTGCCACATCGAAACGATGTACCTCGAATCGATGTATGGAGGCCTCGTGACGTACACGGAGGAGTGGGTGGCGGCGCGGGCGCGGGCCGCCTACGAAGGCGGGCGGGCCTCGTTCCCGGTCCGCGCCGGACGTTCGGCGCTGCTGGTCATCGACATGCAGGACGAGTTCGTCCGGCCGGAGTGGAGCCCGTACTGGGTGCCGGCCGCCACGCGCATGGCGCCCCGGCTGCGCCGGCTCGTCCGGCACTGCCGGGACGCGGGCGTGCCGGTGATCTGGACGATCTTCGACGACACCCACCTCGGGCTGGACCGTCCGCACGCCCTGCGGTACCTGCCGCACGACGACACCGGCTGGCGGCGGCCCGGGCCGGCGGACGTCTGGGCGGAGATGGGACGCCGCGACGACGAGGTCCTGATCCGCAAGCCCTCCTACGGAGCCTTCTACGACACCCCGCTCGACACCATCCTGCGCAACCTCGGCCGGGACACCGTCATCGTCACTGGCACGCTGACCAACTACTGCTGCGGCACGACCGCGCGGCAGGCGTACGAGCGCGGGTACCGGGTGGTGTTCGGGGCGGACGTCACGGCCACCGACGACGAGTCCCGGCAGGAGCCCGAGCTGGCGGTCCTGCGCAAGGGGTTCGCGCTGGTGTTGACGGCCGAGGAGATCGCGGCCCGGCTGACGCCTGACCGCACGGCCCCGGCCGGCGCCCCGGTGGAGGCGCGGCGGGCCGGGTGAGCGGATGACCCCGTCGCACGGTCATGACCGCGCCGCACGGTCATGACCCCGCCGGGCAGGACTGGGCCTCCCGACGGGACTGGGCCTCCAGGCGGGTCAGGGCCTCCAGGCCCGCGCCCACCAGCCCGGCGTCCTCGCCGAGCGCGGCCCGTGACAGCGGTACGGCGGCCGGGCCGGGCAGCGCCTCGGCGCGGTAGGCGGCCTCCAAGGGCTCCAGCAGGACGGCCCCCAGCATCGAGACCCCGCCCGCGATCACGACGGCGTCCGGGTCGATCAGGTTGGCGGCGCCGGCGAGGACCCGGCCCAGGAGCGCCGCCGCATCGGCGATCACCGGGGAGCCGAGCCGGCCGATCTCGGCCAGCGGCAGCGCCCGCCCGGTCTCCCGGAGGTAGGCGCGCTCGATCGCGGGCCCGGACGCGTACGCCTCGACGTGGTCGAGCGCGCCGCAGGAGCAGCGCAGCCGCGCGGCGGCCGGGGCGGGCAGGTGGCCGAGGCTGCCGGCGGTCCCGGTGCGGCCCGTCCGCACCCGGCCCTCGACGCAGACCGCGCCGCCGATGCCCGTCCCGACGGCGACGACCAGCGCCGTCCTGGCGCCCCGGGCCGCGCCGATCCGCGCCTCGGCGACGCCGGCGGCGTGGCAGTCGTTCAGCACGGTCACCGGCAGCCGCAACGCCCGCTCGGCCGCGCCTCTGACGTCGGTGCCCGCCCAGCCGGTGAGCAGATCGGTCGAGGAGGCGATGCGGCCCCGCGGGTCGACGGTCCCGGCCGTGGCGATCCCGCAGGCCGCGGCCCGTTCCCGCAGCGGCCGGGCGAGGTCGAGGACGGCCCCCAGGATCGACGGGCCGGCGGGGGTGGCGGTCCTGCGGCGTTCGAGCAGCGTGCCGTCCGCCGCCACCAGCCCGACGGCGATCTTCGTGCCGCCGATGTCGACGGCCAGCGCGAGCGGGGGACGCGGGCCCGGCGAGGAGCACGGTCCAGGGGAGGGGAGTGCTGGTGAGGGGGGTTCGGGTGGGGCGAGCTGGGTCGGGGGAGGGACGCGGGTGGGCGGGGAGGGCAGGGTGTGCGGCGGCGGGGATGAGGGCGAGGTGTGCGGCGGCGGGGATGAGGGCGGGGATGAGGGCGGGGATGAGGGCGGGGAGCCGGCGGGGTCGTCCAGCGGGTCCCGTGCGGGCGGTCTCATCGCGGTGTGGCGGCGGCCAGCCGCCGGGTGACGGCGATCGGGTCGGTGATCGCGCCGCCGACCACCACGGCCCACGCGCCCGCCCCGAACGCCCGCCGCACCTGCTCCTCGGTCCGGTACCGGCCTTCGGCGGCCACCCGCACGCCGCGCGCGGCGAGCGCCTCCACCAGGCCCAGGTCGGGGTCGGGCGGGGTGGGGAGCTGGCGCGCGGTGTAGCCGGACAGGGTGGTCCCGACGACGTCCGCGCCCGCGTCCCAGGCGGCCAGGCCCTCCTCCAGCGTCGAGACGTCCGCCATGACCGGCAGCCCCAGGCCGTGGACGTGCTCGATCAGCGCCGGCCCCGGCCCGGGCGACTCCGGCGTGAGGTCCACGGCGATCATGTCGGCCCCGGCCGCGGCGAGCTCCGTCGCCAGCTCCGCGGTGGGCGTGATCACGTCGCGGTGCCCGTGCCTGACCTTGTGCAGGCCGATCACCGGCGCGCCGGTGCGGCGGCGCACGGCGGTGATGTCGGCGGCCGAGTTGACCCGCAGCCCGGCCGCGCCGCCGAGCACGGCGCACTCGGCCAGCCGGGCGATCACCTCCGGGTCCCGCAACGGGTGCCCGGCCGGCGCCTGGCAGGAGACGACGAGCCCGCCGCGCAGCCGCCCCATCCGCGCGCCGCCGCGCGAGAGAGACGATGGGCATGCCCAATTGGGTGACGTGTGCATGGATCCCCTCGGGAGACGTGGAGTCTTTCCTGATCGGTATAGGTCAGGCTGTGGGTGGCGGTCAAGCTTTTGGTGTACACCAATTCGAGGCTAGACTCCGGGCATGAGCAAGTCCGATGGGCTGCGCCGGCACCTGACCGGCCTTCTGGTGAGCGAGCTGGCCCCGCACGAGCGGCTGCCGCCGGAGCGCGTCCTCGCCGAGGAGTTCGCCGTCAGCAGGCTCACCGTGCGGCGCGTCATCGACGAGCTCGAACGGGAAGGACGGGTCTACCGCGTCCAGGGGTCGGGCACGTTCGTCAGCGAGCCGCGCATCCGCAAGTCGGTCGAGCTGACCTCCTTCAGCGAGGACATGCGCTCGCGCGGCCTGCGTCCCGGCTCGCTGGAGGTGAGCTGCGAGCGGGTCCCGGCCGGCGCCGGCGTCGGCTACGCCCTGGGCCTCAGCCCGTCGGCCGAGGTCCTGCACATCCGGCGGGTGCGCACCGCCGACGACGAGCCCATGTGCCTGGAGCACAGCTACCTGCCCGCCGAGCTGCTGCCCGGCGGCCTGGAGCCGGAGGAGCTGCACGGCTCGCTGTACGAGGTGCTGGCGGCCCGCCACGGGCTGACCCTGCACCGGGCGGAGCAGACGATCAAGGCGACCGTCCTCGACCCGGACGACGCGCGGGCCCTCGGCGCGCCGCCGTTCTCCCCGGCCTTCCTCGTGCAGCGCACCGGGTACGACGTCCGCGGGCGGGCCGTCGAGCGCGCCGACTCGCTCTACCGGGGAGACCGCTACTCCTACCGGCTGACGATCTACCGCTAGCCGGGACAGGACGGCCCGGGACAGGACGGCCCGGGGGAGCGCGGCGTCCGCGGCGGGCGGCCCGCCGCCACACCTTGACCAGCCTCCCGACCGACCCGGTGACCGCCTCGTACAGGACCCTGCGCGGGACCGGCTTCGCGCAGATCCGCCTCCCGTACGGCGGTCAGCGGGGCGGGCCGGCGGCGATGGTGGCGCGGGCGTCGGCCACCCCGCCCCGCCACCAGCCCATCGCCTCGACCCACCACGTCATGCCCGCCCGCGCGTACCCCTCCACCAGGCCGTCGGCGGCCCGCCCCTCCAGCGCCACGTCGAACCCGTCGAGCGACCCCCGCTGCCCGGCCAGGAAGTCCACCACCCGGGCGAACTCCGCCACCGGCACCGGCCGCTCGCGCCCGTAGTCGTGGAAGGTGGGCATCGCCCCGTCCCACCGGGCCGCCCGCCGGAACCCGGCGCGGACCGGCCACCGCCCCGGGCACCAGACGGGGATGCGCGGGCGTTGCACGGGCGGCGGCGGCAGCTCCGCCCACAGCCGGGTCAGCTCGGCCAGGCCGTCGTCGAGGCGGGCGGCGCGCGCCTTCAGGTCGGGGTCCTCGCCGAACTCGGCGTACTCGGCGTCCATCGAGCCGAGCCCGGCGCCGACGACCAGCCGCCCGCCCGAGAGCCGGTCCAGGGTCGCGGTCTCCTTCGCCACCGTCTGCACGCGGCGTCGCGGCAGGGCCGTCATCAGCACGCCGATCCGGATCCGGCGGGTGCGGGCCGCGATCGCCGACAGCACGACCGTCGGGCTCACGACCGGCCAGTCGCGGCGGTGGTAGAGCAGGTGGTCCCACAGGTACACGCCGTCCCAGCCGTGCTCCTCGGCGGCGACGGCCAGCTCGGTCAGCACCTGGGGGTCGCCGAACTCGCCGACGTTCGGCAGCCCGACCGCGTATCGCACCATGGGGCCAGGCTATGCGGCCGGGGCGCGGCCGGTCATCCGGCCGCCGGCCGCCACGCCTCCAGCTTGTCCGGGTTGCGCACCGCCCAGATGCGGGTGATCCGGTCGCCGGCCACCTCGAAAGCCGCCACCGTCACGGTGACCCCGTCGTGCTGGGCCACCAGGCCGGGCCGCCCGTTGACCGTGCGCTCCAGCAGCGTCAGGCCCGGCGCCTTGGCCGCCAGGGCGAGGAGGTAGCGGGCGATCCGCTCGCCGCCGTCCAGCGGGCGCGGCGCCGCGCCCACCAGGCCGCCGCCGTCCACGACGGCCGTGGCGCCGGGGTCGAGCAGGCGCACCAGCGCGTCGATGTCCTTGGCCTCCCACGCCTGCCTGAAGTCCCTGACCAGGCCCGCCTGCCCGGCGTCCGGCGCGGCCGGGGGACGTGCCGCGCGGAGCCGGCGCCGGGCCGAGGCGGCGAGCTGGCGGCAGGCCGCCGGGCTGCGGCCGACGATCCGGGCCACGTCGGCGAAGGGGTAGCCGAAGACGTCGTGCAGGACGAACGCGACCCGCTCGGCCGGGGTCATCGCGTCGAGCACGACGAGGAAGGCCATGCTGACCGACTCGTCGAGGGTGACCCGCTCGGCCGGGTCGCCGGGGTCGGCCGTGGTGCCGCGCGCCCGCCCGCTC includes:
- a CDS encoding ROK family protein — translated: MRPPARDPLDDPAGSPPSSPPSSPPSSPPPHTSPSSPPPHTLPSPPTRVPPPTQLAPPEPPSPALPSPGPCSSPGPRPPLALAVDIGGTKIAVGLVAADGTLLERRRTATPAGPSILGAVLDLARPLRERAAACGIATAGTVDPRGRIASSTDLLTGWAGTDVRGAAERALRLPVTVLNDCHAAGVAEARIGAARGARTALVVAVGTGIGGAVCVEGRVRTGRTGTAGSLGHLPAPAAARLRCSCGALDHVEAYASGPAIERAYLRETGRALPLAEIGRLGSPVIADAAALLGRVLAGAANLIDPDAVVIAGGVSMLGAVLLEPLEAAYRAEALPGPAAVPLSRAALGEDAGLVGAGLEALTRLEAQSRREAQSCPAGS
- a CDS encoding cysteine hydrolase family protein; translation: MTYTEEWVAARARAAYEGGRASFPVRAGRSALLVIDMQDEFVRPEWSPYWVPAATRMAPRLRRLVRHCRDAGVPVIWTIFDDTHLGLDRPHALRYLPHDDTGWRRPGPADVWAEMGRRDDEVLIRKPSYGAFYDTPLDTILRNLGRDTVIVTGTLTNYCCGTTARQAYERGYRVVFGADVTATDDESRQEPELAVLRKGFALVLTAEEIAARLTPDRTAPAGAPVEARRAG
- the fxsT gene encoding FxSxx-COOH system tetratricopeptide repeat protein, encoding MGEFRPEGSTSRVLAELARLWDQARAHSPGQVTQKRLAAVSDVPYSTVNGWATGAAEPRNLDQLVQIGQTLAGWADEPALSPREWDHLMTADRTRPTPRPLPAPPPAHVPAPTTPTDIGPSGRADTTNRDRDGDRDQVQARDRIRVGVIPQPADCFQDRQVAEHVRTATDPAGAVVPTQVLTGTGGVGKTQLAASYARRAWQQGTEVLVWADAATRDGIVSAYADAATRLSLPAGREDPERAAQEFLLWAEITDRPWLVVLDDVRRPKDLNGLWPPAVASAAGGRVLVTTRLREAALAGADRRTVAIGTFTEAEARTYLRAKLGDRDPVAELDGLAADLGLLPLALAQAAAYIGNADVTCAAYRRRLAGRLLAHAVPGEDYLPDGHRRIVTATWELSVGHADRVAPAGLARPVLYLAGVLDPAGIPQAALTSPPALEYLTSYLPGAPAGAAAEDGHAVDADTVDEVLRVLHRHNLLDHDRTAMHREVRVHQLIQRATRENLIALPELGPHLFAEVAHSAADALLLIWPPIERDQLGPVLRANATALLTTCGTALCEPDTGAHHLLFHAVNSLGEAGRPAVAGAFSADLLAICLRRLGPDHPDTLSARYNVARWRGRAGDATGAVAAFEELLPDCERALGADHPHTLIVRGGLAYCRGEIGDAAGAAAEFKELVTDFARVLGPESPLTLTARANRAAWLGQAGDAAGAVTVCEELLAVQERVLGPEHPDTLITRHGLARWRGEADAAGATATLENLLTVQKRVLGPEHPHTLITRANLATYRGRAGDVAGAIAALEELQAPCLRVLGPDHPDTLTLRSQLAKWLAEAGELARSGALLKDLHADVLRLLGADHAHTLGTRHNLAGWQGEAGDAAGAAAAFEDLLADCERLLGPDHPLTVATRGNLTRYRQKATGQK
- the sigJ gene encoding RNA polymerase sigma factor SigJ, coding for MATPPDPALSAIMSERRQLLGLAYRLLGSLSEAEDVVQETYTRWYALPSEQREAIGSPGGWLMTVAGRICLDLLGSARARRERYVGEWIPEPLPDRAEWVSGRARGTTADPGDPAERVTLDESVSMAFLVVLDAMTPAERVAFVLHDVFGYPFADVARIVGRSPAACRQLAASARRRLRAARPPAAPDAGQAGLVRDFRQAWEAKDIDALVRLLDPGATAVVDGGGLVGAAPRPLDGGERIARYLLALAAKAPGLTLLERTVNGRPGLVAQHDGVTVTVAAFEVAGDRITRIWAVRNPDKLEAWRPAAG
- a CDS encoding N-acetylmannosamine-6-phosphate 2-epimerase, whose translation is MGRLRGGLVVSCQAPAGHPLRDPEVIARLAECAVLGGAAGLRVNSAADITAVRRRTGAPVIGLHKVRHGHRDVITPTAELATELAAAGADMIAVDLTPESPGPGPALIEHVHGLGLPVMADVSTLEEGLAAWDAGADVVGTTLSGYTARQLPTPPDPDLGLVEALAARGVRVAAEGRYRTEEQVRRAFGAGAWAVVVGGAITDPIAVTRRLAAATPR
- a CDS encoding PadR family transcriptional regulator; this encodes MLELAILGFLAEGPLHGYELRRRVAALSGHSRPVSDGSLYPAINRLVRAGLLERRAEPGSAAAQRQTLSLTGDGRAELLRRLRSPAEHDITDSTRFFTVLAFLSLLPDVAEQHAVLRRRLAFLEQPAGFFYDGDRPLRAADVDDPYRRGMLVIARATSRAERAWLHETLSSSS
- a CDS encoding LLM class flavin-dependent oxidoreductase, with amino-acid sequence MVRYAVGLPNVGEFGDPQVLTELAVAAEEHGWDGVYLWDHLLYHRRDWPVVSPTVVLSAIAARTRRIRIGVLMTALPRRRVQTVAKETATLDRLSGGRLVVGAGLGSMDAEYAEFGEDPDLKARAARLDDGLAELTRLWAELPPPPVQRPRIPVWCPGRWPVRAGFRRAARWDGAMPTFHDYGRERPVPVAEFARVVDFLAGQRGSLDGFDVALEGRAADGLVEGYARAGMTWWVEAMGWWRGGVADARATIAAGPPR
- a CDS encoding GntR family transcriptional regulator — its product is MSKSDGLRRHLTGLLVSELAPHERLPPERVLAEEFAVSRLTVRRVIDELEREGRVYRVQGSGTFVSEPRIRKSVELTSFSEDMRSRGLRPGSLEVSCERVPAGAGVGYALGLSPSAEVLHIRRVRTADDEPMCLEHSYLPAELLPGGLEPEELHGSLYEVLAARHGLTLHRAEQTIKATVLDPDDARALGAPPFSPAFLVQRTGYDVRGRAVERADSLYRGDRYSYRLTIYR